From Pseudorasbora parva isolate DD20220531a chromosome 14, ASM2467924v1, whole genome shotgun sequence:
aaagcagcagacagatccagcagaatgagcactgaggatttggaagctgcttttgccagtctcagtgcctcagttaccgagagcaaggccgtctcagtcgaatggccgcttttgaagccggattggttgttgtctaggaggttgtccctttcaagaaacatagagagttgattgaacacaactcgctcaagggtctttgcaatgaaaggcagaagggataccggtcggtagttttctaaaagtgctggattcagagagggtttcttaagcagtggggttacccgagcctgcttaaatgctgtgggaaaggttcccgtgtgaagagaagtgttgacaatgtgagtgagtgcaggagtgattgaagaagaaatagcctgtaggaggtgagtgggaataggatcaagtggacaggtagtagggtgattggaaaggatgagtttagaaatatctgcctcggagagtggagagaaggatggaagcgtgttcgtgttagttgttgagatgtgcgtgtcagttagtgatgaggagaactgtttgctaatgagagctgttttgttggtgaaaaatgatgcaaagtcatcagctgtaagagttgatgaaggagggggaggaggtggacaaaggagagaggagaatgttttaaagagttggcgagagtcagagcaattgttgattttgttgtggtagtatgttgttttagcagtggagacatttgtagagaaagaagagagaagagactgataaaaggcaaggtcagtattgtttttagatttatgccatttcctctctgccgccctgagtccagagcgatgttcacggagaacttcagacagccagggggcagatggggtggggcgggctggtctggatgaaagggggcaaaaactgtctaaggaggatgttagagtggagcaaagagtgtcagtagcactgttagtgtccagtgctgagaactgagcaggtggagggagtgaagatgaaaccatagtggataggcgagagggagagagtgagcgtagattacgccgaaaggtaatctgtgtaggagtatgttttgtatcaggagtcagtatgaggttaagagtgatgagaaagtggtctgaggtgtgtaatggagtaactaaagtgttgtctgtggagcagttgcgtgtgtagaccaggtctaattggttacctgatctgtgagtagccgtagtagatactaacttaaggtcaaatgaagtcagtagagtgctgaagtctgcagctaggtgtttatcaagatggatgttgaagtcgccaagcagaatcagtggagtgccatcctcagggaagctagaaagtaacacatccaactcctccacaaagttaccgaggtgacctggaggacgatagaccactaccacatggattttaacagggtgagtaatagtgattgagtgcgattcaaatgaattggccggtagagacggtaatggatcaaatttccaatcatttgagataagcaaaccagtacccccacccctcccaataggccgaggagtgtgtgaaaaagtataattgcttgagagtgctgcaggagtggcagtgtcctctggtttgatccaggtctcagttagggccatgaggctaagctgagaatgagtcccaatagatgaaataaagtctgctttgtttacagccgactggcaattccagagaccaattggaataaagagtaaagtagcagaggatgttaggatatagcgcaaattattaggattacggcgtctcgtgcgtacggagcgtgatttacgagtgctagtagttatagttgagatttgaaagcacatggtgaaaaggccagataggaattagagccgaacacaaataattaaaaaggaagatgatactcaagtgccttgccggggtccttgctcgcgaggagttgcacagggaagagttgaagtctttacactcgtcggtcttcacacaaggagggcttcacactgccgcttccgctgccgcggactatcacgctatttatactcacttgagtatcgttattgaaagcagctgggaacgcccccaacaaactcgcttccaatgtggcaatgaccaaacaaatgctaactcaacaaatgctaactcccacacacacccagagaatataccaaaactaataatacacacctcagcactacacagacacacttatccaacaacaaatgaacaaacaatcaaatgagaaaagttacaaacacttacagagtagttgtctatcagtcaattgaattgcttctcTCTAGCCTCTGATGCTGTTTCACTTCACCatctggaatacacgatctttgccagtgttgtaaaaaaataaaataatataatgatacacagagttcttacccaacatgatcatcatttctgagagaaattgtgaaggtgaatgcatatacaaacaagctctccgtttaggattcgaacaaatataatccaagcatgattacgttactgttgatcatctgtctgtcatcatcTAAAGTCCGCCCTTGATGATTTCATttgtccgaacagtttctgttcggagttaattactcctctatggatcaaggccagaccgaactgcccgacctaaaacatttgtgggcggggctgagttcggctggcatccatgCTGATTCATCATTCTAAGTAAATACAAATCTAACTTCTGTTCTTAAAGAGGCAAGAGACTTATaggattgtgtttgtgtgtataaatGGTCTCAAATCATTTACATCACAGGAACAAGAAAGTCAAAAACAACTCAAACCATGCACACACTCTATTCTACCTTTATTTTAATCACTCCATGATAAGTCATTTAAAGATAAATGgaacaaaaaataatataaagcataataaaataaagtataatatCATGAAGTAAAAGCctacaagaatatttttaatttggGAGGAGATCCATTGAGTTGATTTGAATCTCACACTGGTCTTGAAGATGAACTCCACTGTAAAACCTTAAGATGTTTCATTGTTGTGTCGCTTGTTGTGGCTGGTTATGGCAGATTTATATAGTAGccatatattttaatgattgTTATTATTGAGTCATGTTTGGTGAGGACACATTTAAATGTGCTGGATCTGAAGATGAATTCAGACACGATTTCATGATTTCAGACATTTGTTTTTTGCATGACTGAGTAAAGAAGATGAATGagtgaaactcttcccacatgTAGGGCAGTGatacggcttctctccagtgtggatcctCTCATGTGCTTTCAGACATGCTGACCATTTGAAACTCTTGTCACAATGTGTACACCTgtaaggtttttctccagtgtgaatcctcTGATGCTGTTTCACTTCACCATCTGTAATAAAGGTCTTTCCACAATCAAAGCACATATGATTCTTGACAGCGCTGTGTATTTTCTGGTGTCGTATTAAAACATTTAACcgactgaaactctttccacacaaagAACACAAGTGAGGCTTTTCCTGTGTATGAACTTTCAGGTGGATCTTTAGGGAATCTGCCCGGTAAAACTTTTTACCACACTGATCACAGTTAAACGGTCTTTCTCCAGAATGAGAAAGCAGATGTGATTTAAGAGCGCTTGTCTGTCTGTAACTTTTTCCACAATGATCACATGTGtgcggcttctctccagtgtggatttTCATGTGTTCCTTAAGGGTTCCTTTTTGTGAaaaactcttcccacactgatcacatgtgtacggcttctctccagtgtggatttTCATGTGTTTATTaagttttcctttttttgtgaATCTCTTCCCACACTGGTCACACGTTTGCAgattctctccagtgtggatcctCATGTGTTCATTAAGGGCTCTCTTTTTtttgaaactcttcccacattgATCACATGTGTGTGGCTTCTTTTCAGTGTGGATTATCATGTGTCTCTTCAGGGTTCCCGTTTGTGTAAAAcactttccacactgagggcaggTAATagatttttgcaataaaatccTTTCAGTCTGTGAGCAATTCAAAGATTTTTCACCAAATATGACACCATGATGTTTCTCCGCTTCATTCAGTTCTTCACTCTCCTCGTTGTCTTCCATCAGGTCTAAAATGAAAGAAAGGTTTCATTTCCAGTCAATCATAAGAGAATCATTAGAGAATTGAGAAGGAAAAGGACAAAAGTAACTATGATGAAAAATCAGGAAGAGGACAATAATTGCCTTTGACATTTTTTGTATTGAGCCCTTGTATTGTATCACAGATTCAGGTTGGGTACTGTCTTGCTTTGCTTTAACTACTAAATATAGCGCTGTCAACATATATTCgtgacaaatatatatatatatatatatatatatatatatatatatattttattaaattattttaatgaatagGGGCAGGCGATTTACCGCTACAGATACACCAGTAGAAATGTTACAACTGCTATAATT
This genomic window contains:
- the LOC137040157 gene encoding gastrula zinc finger protein XlCGF57.1-like isoform X5; the protein is MEDNEESEELNEAEKHHGVIFGEKSLNCSQTERILLQKSITCPQCGKCFTQTGTLKRHMIIHTEKKPHTCDQCGKSFKKKRALNEHMRIHTGENLQTCDQCGKRFTKKGKLNKHMKIHTGEKPYTCDQCGKSFSQKGTLKEHMKIHTGEKPHTCDHCGKSYRQTSALKSHLLSHSGERPFNCDQCGKKFYRADSLKIHLKVHTQEKPHLCSLCGKSFSRLNVLIRHQKIHSAVKNHMCFDCGKTFITDGEVKQHQRIHTGEKPYRCTHCDKSFKWSACLKAHERIHTGEKPYHCPTCGKSFTHSSSLLSHAKNKCLKS